A region from the Chitinophaga sp. Cy-1792 genome encodes:
- a CDS encoding glycosyl hydrolase: protein MQKIRYHALLFVLLLIGAAAAAQQPLQRFETVAARFRNPGADYGSVPFWVWNTRVTKNQIDSMLQDYRKNDFGGVIIHARPGLITEWLSKDWFDLFEYAVQQGKKLGLNIWIYDENSYPTGFAGGLVADEMPAAYNQGQMLYMDDTMRLPADLSPYFYFLKEDNGRYADITNNLSAENGKTGHYLLFRKVNYQRGNRGSVAGPIGVSYVDLMAKGVTDKFIEVAYKSYEKVIGQEFGKSIKGVFSDEPTIINEGRNSVRWTPDLFDRFYQTWHYDLRLQLPSLFKEVGDWKRIRHNYYQVLLQLFLDRWSKPVAAYMNSHQLTWTGHYWEHGWPSPYHGPDNMAMYAWHQMPGIDMLFNQYNEDKPVQFGNIRAVKELGSVANQLNKTRRLSETYGGGGWELTFKDMKRLADWEFVLGVNFLNQHLSFMTLTGARKYDYPPSFSYHEPWWTYYSYINHYYTRLSYLLSQGQQYNDILVIEPTTSAWMYYARDGENKRFFDITKNFNDFVTRMQRALLEYDLGSENIIKDHGKVQGARFVIGQRAYKVVVVPPGMENIDRATFQLLQQFKAAGGKVVCFEQLQYVDGAADKALHDIGKIYGANINLSALFKNNGFTISPEKGDSIGGNIYHQRRRLSNGQLLLLTNASMTSASEARITTRGQDVLQLDLHTGDISRIPYTVQKDGVQFSCSIPPAGSSMFFIADKKLAGYKTMPQPGAWNTISTPVSTIQRAAANSLTIDFCDLYLPHPDTNYANLHVGVASNTAFKHHGFTDGVGNPWNNRTQYRDAITRRDTFATGTGYTAVYHFTVKPGVNATDFKAVVEQPGLWKEVKINGAVIQHEPGQWWLDRSYGVYAIGKYVQTGDNEIAVTVSPMSVYAEIEPVYVLGNFYLAAAAKGWDIVPPQPLGFGSWKEQGMPLYGNGVVYTKTFVVDTVTDYEIVLGRWNGTVAAVKVNDSLAGIITGEPNTLVIGKYIKRGANKIEVTVTGSLKNVLGPFYNKPVPGLVDPGKWYNVRSQPSGREYDLYDYGLMDDYDIKILLR, encoded by the coding sequence ATGCAAAAGATTCGCTACCATGCTTTACTATTCGTACTGTTATTGATAGGTGCCGCCGCAGCCGCACAACAGCCCCTGCAACGCTTTGAAACCGTGGCTGCCAGGTTCCGTAACCCGGGTGCCGACTATGGCTCCGTACCTTTCTGGGTATGGAATACCCGGGTGACGAAGAACCAGATTGACAGCATGTTGCAGGACTATAGGAAAAACGATTTTGGCGGTGTGATTATCCATGCCAGGCCGGGGTTGATAACAGAATGGTTGTCCAAAGACTGGTTCGATTTATTTGAGTACGCCGTGCAGCAGGGGAAGAAGCTGGGACTGAATATCTGGATATATGATGAAAACTCTTATCCAACGGGGTTTGCCGGCGGACTGGTAGCAGATGAAATGCCTGCCGCCTATAACCAGGGACAGATGTTGTATATGGATGATACCATGCGATTGCCCGCAGATCTTTCTCCCTATTTTTATTTTTTAAAAGAAGATAATGGCAGATACGCGGATATCACCAATAATTTATCAGCAGAAAACGGGAAGACAGGGCATTACCTGTTGTTCAGGAAAGTAAACTATCAGCGTGGCAACAGAGGCTCTGTGGCTGGCCCTATCGGCGTATCTTATGTAGACCTGATGGCAAAAGGTGTTACTGATAAATTTATTGAAGTAGCCTATAAAAGTTATGAAAAAGTAATAGGACAGGAGTTTGGTAAATCCATTAAAGGCGTATTTTCTGACGAGCCTACCATCATCAATGAAGGGCGTAACTCCGTACGCTGGACGCCCGACTTGTTTGACCGCTTCTACCAGACCTGGCATTATGACCTGCGGCTGCAATTGCCTTCCTTATTCAAGGAAGTAGGCGACTGGAAACGTATACGCCATAACTATTATCAGGTACTGCTGCAGCTCTTCTTAGACCGCTGGTCTAAGCCGGTAGCTGCCTATATGAACAGTCATCAGCTTACCTGGACGGGCCACTACTGGGAACATGGCTGGCCAAGTCCCTATCATGGCCCTGACAACATGGCCATGTATGCCTGGCATCAGATGCCCGGTATAGATATGTTGTTTAACCAGTACAATGAAGATAAACCGGTGCAGTTTGGGAACATCCGTGCAGTAAAGGAATTGGGAAGTGTGGCTAATCAGCTGAACAAAACGCGCCGGCTTTCTGAAACCTATGGCGGCGGCGGCTGGGAGCTGACATTTAAAGATATGAAACGCCTGGCCGACTGGGAATTTGTACTGGGTGTGAATTTCCTGAACCAGCATCTTTCTTTTATGACGCTGACGGGTGCACGAAAATATGACTATCCGCCTAGTTTCTCCTATCACGAGCCATGGTGGACGTATTACAGCTATATTAATCACTATTACACACGGTTGTCGTACTTGTTGTCGCAAGGGCAGCAATACAACGATATACTGGTCATTGAGCCCACCACGTCTGCCTGGATGTATTATGCGCGCGATGGAGAGAACAAGCGTTTCTTCGATATCACCAAAAACTTCAATGACTTTGTAACACGGATGCAGCGTGCATTGCTGGAATATGATCTTGGATCGGAAAATATTATTAAAGATCATGGTAAGGTACAGGGAGCGCGTTTTGTAATCGGGCAAAGAGCTTATAAGGTAGTAGTGGTGCCGCCGGGCATGGAAAATATTGACCGCGCTACGTTTCAGCTGTTGCAGCAATTCAAGGCTGCCGGCGGAAAAGTAGTTTGCTTTGAACAGCTGCAATATGTAGATGGCGCTGCTGATAAAGCGCTCCACGATATAGGGAAAATATATGGAGCAAATATTAATCTATCTGCATTATTTAAAAATAATGGCTTTACTATCTCCCCGGAAAAAGGCGACAGCATTGGAGGAAATATATATCACCAGCGGCGCAGGTTAAGTAATGGTCAGCTGTTGCTGCTCACCAATGCCAGCATGACTTCCGCATCCGAAGCGCGGATTACTACCCGTGGACAGGATGTATTACAGCTGGATCTCCATACCGGCGATATTTCCCGCATCCCTTATACGGTACAGAAAGATGGGGTGCAATTCAGTTGCAGCATTCCACCGGCAGGTAGCAGTATGTTTTTTATTGCAGATAAAAAATTAGCAGGATATAAGACAATGCCACAGCCAGGCGCCTGGAATACTATCAGCACGCCAGTATCTACCATTCAGCGTGCCGCCGCTAACTCACTGACCATCGATTTCTGTGACCTGTATTTGCCGCATCCGGACACCAACTATGCGAACCTGCATGTAGGCGTGGCTTCCAATACGGCCTTTAAGCACCATGGCTTTACCGACGGCGTGGGCAATCCATGGAATAACCGCACCCAGTACAGGGATGCCATTACCCGCAGGGATACCTTTGCTACCGGTACCGGCTATACGGCAGTGTACCACTTTACCGTGAAACCCGGCGTGAACGCAACAGATTTTAAAGCGGTTGTGGAACAGCCGGGATTGTGGAAGGAGGTAAAAATCAATGGTGCCGTCATTCAGCATGAACCGGGGCAATGGTGGCTGGACCGGAGCTATGGTGTATATGCTATTGGAAAGTATGTCCAAACCGGTGATAATGAAATTGCGGTAACTGTGTCACCAATGAGTGTGTATGCAGAGATAGAACCCGTTTATGTCCTCGGCAACTTCTACCTGGCAGCAGCGGCAAAAGGCTGGGATATCGTGCCGCCGCAGCCGCTGGGATTCGGTTCCTGGAAGGAACAGGGAATGCCCTTGTATGGAAACGGTGTAGTGTATACGAAAACGTTTGTGGTGGATACAGTCACGGATTATGAAATTGTTTTAGGAAGATGGAACGGCACAGTAGCTGCGGTAAAGGTAAATGATTCACTGGCGGGTATTATCACGGGAGAACCCAATACATTAGTGATCGGGAAGTACATAAAACGTGGTGCCAACAAAATTGAGGTGACAGTAACGGGTAGTCTGAAGAATGTTTTAGGGCCTTTCTATAACAAACCTGTTCCGGGTTTGGTAGATCCGGGAAAATGGTACAATGTCAGATCTCAGCCTTCGGGCAGGGAGTATGATTTGTATGATTATGGATTGATGGATGATTATGACATAAAGATATTATTACGCTAA
- a CDS encoding DUF4982 domain-containing protein, whose amino-acid sequence MKRFSHTAKLMFLCLLAVNSLSAQERSVTELSDNWKFYKGKNDQAYQVSFNDAGWQTVSVPHDWAIYGPFDKEIDKQNVAIVQNNERTTSEKTGRTGALPYIGEGWYRRAFSLPQYKAGQQVLLLFEGAMSEPTVYVNGQVAGHWNYGYNYFYFDITSLLQQGGSNQLAVHLQNEAESSRWYPGAGLYRKVSVIVKNKESIDQWGTYITTPIITKDFAKVNIKTKTSGKGLRLETVILDAAGNTVVSNSTTEAFGGEFDQNLQVPAPLLWSPETPVLYKAVSKLYAGDVLKDEVTTPFGIREIKYDPATGFSLNGKVRKFKGVCLHHDLGPLGAAINIAALRRQLQILKDLGCDAIRSSHNMPSLEQLQLADEMGFMFLAESFDEWAKPKVKNGYARFFEQDAEKDVVNLVHATRNHPCIVMWSAGNEVPDQWGAEGVKRAKWLQDIFHREDPTRPVTVGMDQVKATMQSGFGALLDIPGLNYRTHLYEEAYTAFPQGLLLGSETASTVSSRGVYKFPLVIAKDKQYDDHQSSSYDLEYCNWSNLPEEDFILQEDKPWVIGQFVWTGFDYLGEPTPYDDKWPSRSSYFGICDLAGIPKDRYYLYRSVWNQDKPTLHILPHWNFPGREGQVTPVFVYTSYDSAELFINGKSMGVQKKNNATHQSRYRLMWMDVKYEPGTVKVVAFGKDGKPAAEETIVTAGKPYKLLLEPDRNTLQADGRDISFVTVSVVDKDGNFCPTATAQLRFSVSGNGVFKAACNGDATSLEQFQLPTMKTFNGKLVVLVQSAEKAGSIQLNVTGEGLKAGKVDIVAK is encoded by the coding sequence ATGAAGCGTTTTTCCCATACCGCTAAGCTGATGTTCCTGTGTTTGCTGGCTGTAAACAGCCTGTCGGCGCAGGAGAGGAGTGTAACCGAACTATCTGATAACTGGAAGTTTTACAAAGGTAAGAACGACCAGGCCTACCAGGTATCGTTTAATGATGCAGGCTGGCAAACCGTGTCGGTACCGCACGACTGGGCAATCTATGGTCCTTTTGATAAGGAAATAGATAAGCAGAACGTGGCTATTGTGCAGAACAATGAGCGTACAACTTCGGAGAAGACCGGGCGTACCGGGGCTTTGCCGTATATCGGGGAAGGCTGGTACAGGAGGGCGTTCTCGCTGCCCCAATATAAAGCAGGCCAGCAGGTGCTTTTGCTATTTGAAGGTGCGATGAGCGAACCGACGGTGTATGTCAACGGGCAGGTGGCTGGCCACTGGAACTACGGCTACAACTATTTCTATTTTGATATCACCAGCCTGTTGCAGCAGGGCGGCAGCAACCAGCTGGCCGTACATCTGCAAAATGAGGCGGAGTCCTCCCGTTGGTATCCCGGTGCTGGTCTCTATAGAAAAGTAAGTGTTATCGTAAAAAATAAAGAGAGCATTGACCAGTGGGGCACTTATATTACCACGCCGATTATAACAAAAGATTTTGCAAAGGTAAATATCAAAACAAAAACCAGCGGTAAAGGCCTCAGGCTGGAAACCGTGATCCTGGATGCTGCTGGTAATACAGTGGTTTCCAATAGCACTACGGAAGCCTTTGGCGGTGAATTTGACCAGAACCTGCAGGTGCCGGCGCCTTTGCTTTGGAGCCCGGAAACACCGGTGTTGTATAAAGCAGTTTCTAAGCTCTATGCCGGCGATGTGTTGAAGGATGAAGTCACCACACCTTTTGGTATCAGGGAAATAAAATATGATCCGGCAACGGGCTTTTCCTTAAATGGCAAGGTGCGCAAATTCAAGGGCGTATGCCTTCACCACGACCTTGGCCCGCTGGGTGCGGCTATCAACATCGCTGCGCTACGCAGGCAGCTGCAAATCCTGAAAGACCTTGGCTGTGATGCCATCCGCAGCTCACATAACATGCCATCGCTGGAGCAGCTACAGCTGGCGGATGAAATGGGTTTTATGTTCCTGGCAGAGAGCTTTGATGAATGGGCGAAGCCCAAAGTGAAAAATGGTTACGCCAGATTTTTTGAACAGGATGCAGAGAAAGACGTAGTGAACCTGGTACATGCTACCCGTAACCATCCTTGTATCGTGATGTGGTCTGCCGGTAATGAAGTGCCCGACCAATGGGGTGCTGAGGGCGTAAAACGTGCAAAATGGCTGCAGGATATCTTTCACCGCGAAGACCCTACCAGGCCCGTTACCGTTGGCATGGACCAGGTAAAGGCTACCATGCAGTCGGGATTTGGCGCATTGCTGGATATACCCGGACTGAACTACCGTACACACCTGTACGAAGAAGCATATACTGCCTTTCCGCAAGGTCTCCTGTTGGGCTCAGAAACGGCTTCCACCGTGAGTTCACGCGGCGTATATAAGTTCCCGTTAGTAATAGCAAAGGATAAACAGTATGATGATCATCAATCGTCTTCCTACGACCTGGAATATTGCAACTGGTCTAATTTGCCGGAAGAGGATTTTATTTTACAGGAAGATAAACCATGGGTGATCGGACAGTTTGTATGGACAGGCTTCGACTACCTGGGAGAGCCAACACCATACGATGATAAGTGGCCTTCCCGTAGTTCCTACTTCGGTATATGTGACCTGGCGGGCATCCCCAAAGACCGCTACTACCTTTACAGGAGTGTATGGAACCAGGATAAACCTACCTTACATATACTGCCACACTGGAATTTTCCGGGAAGAGAAGGACAGGTGACACCGGTTTTCGTATATACCAGCTACGATAGTGCCGAGTTGTTTATCAACGGGAAGAGCATGGGCGTGCAAAAGAAAAATAATGCCACCCATCAGAGCAGGTACCGCCTGATGTGGATGGATGTAAAATATGAGCCGGGCACCGTTAAAGTGGTAGCCTTCGGGAAAGATGGCAAACCTGCCGCTGAAGAAACCATTGTTACTGCCGGTAAGCCTTATAAACTGCTGCTGGAGCCAGACAGAAATACCCTCCAGGCTGATGGTCGTGATATCTCCTTTGTGACGGTGAGTGTGGTAGATAAAGATGGTAATTTTTGTCCTACCGCTACAGCACAGCTGCGTTTCTCCGTGAGTGGCAATGGCGTGTTCAAGGCTGCCTGCAATGGGGATGCAACTTCGCTGGAACAGTTTCAGCTGCCTACTATGAAAACCTTCAACGGTAAACTGGTGGTGCTGGTGCAGTCTGCTGAAAAAGCAGGAAGCATACAGCTGAATGTTACCGGTGAGGGATTGAAAGCAGGGAAAGTAGATATCGTGGCTAAGTAA
- a CDS encoding tetratricopeptide repeat protein, with translation MRYIPDLIPRDFSIKQDYFKKAVSTVTPFNKTKRVISIVIACIFFLFALANITHPPLFMLAVILGLGLLPGVHRWLEKKLRFKFTTKIKGGAYAIAFIPFLAAVSHFSAIDTNRRQEQLQHEKAITQQQALTAREDSLRKVTFYAAVSSLKEHQAKKDLSDNQINQLVSHLDSIAVQQTEKSDIATIKFTVQQEQSLKLLSGGKYQQALVILTDLLFTAPNDATLLYNRALCYDKLGNQELAVKDLKLAMEAGSTSAKTYHNKINPERKRVTGYVTRCCDGSTSSATGRGACSWHGGVCNWNEPQYETYRKYE, from the coding sequence ATGAGATATATTCCTGATCTGATCCCCAGGGACTTTAGCATTAAGCAGGATTACTTTAAAAAAGCTGTCAGTACTGTAACTCCCTTTAACAAAACGAAAAGGGTGATAAGTATTGTCATTGCCTGCATTTTCTTTCTGTTTGCACTGGCAAATATTACCCATCCCCCGCTATTCATGCTCGCTGTAATACTGGGTCTGGGATTATTACCTGGTGTACACCGCTGGCTTGAAAAGAAGCTACGGTTTAAGTTTACCACCAAAATAAAAGGAGGCGCATATGCGATAGCATTCATTCCTTTCCTGGCGGCCGTCTCTCATTTTAGTGCCATAGACACCAACAGGAGGCAGGAACAATTGCAGCACGAAAAAGCGATTACGCAGCAACAAGCCCTTACCGCCCGGGAAGACAGCTTACGTAAAGTCACGTTTTATGCTGCCGTGTCGTCGCTCAAAGAGCACCAGGCAAAAAAAGACCTGAGCGACAACCAAATAAATCAACTGGTATCTCATCTTGATTCTATCGCTGTCCAACAAACGGAAAAAAGCGATATAGCAACAATAAAATTTACTGTTCAGCAGGAGCAGTCATTAAAACTGTTATCAGGAGGCAAATACCAACAGGCATTAGTCATATTAACTGATTTATTGTTCACCGCACCGAATGATGCCACGCTACTATATAACCGGGCATTATGTTACGATAAGCTGGGCAATCAGGAACTGGCTGTCAAAGATCTAAAGCTGGCCATGGAGGCAGGAAGTACTTCAGCAAAAACTTACCATAATAAAATTAATCCTGAACGAAAAAGAGTGACTGGCTATGTGACCAGATGTTGTGACGGCAGTACATCCTCCGCAACCGGCCGTGGCGCCTGCTCCTGGCACGGCGGTGTTTGTAACTGGAACGAACCGCAGTATGAAACCTATAGAAAATATGAATAG
- a CDS encoding metallophosphoesterase — protein MIQIAVISDIHANIIALEAVLQDIAARNITQIYCLGDLVDFAPWGNEVIALIRDRNIPCLLGNHDERIAFDKPVIPLPHHDVHETACRHTAIAYSKHTITAANKRWLAQCPYHLQLTFKTGNRYRKILLVHGSPRSNEEYIYAPEYATAAAMLEDKSVDALLMGHIHQSYIQRHDQLLVVNCGSVGRSREPDRLATYSVLQISEAGVDAEIIKLSYDNKYVAQAIYNSEIPDFYGDFLLGR, from the coding sequence ATGATACAGATCGCCGTCATCAGCGATATACACGCCAACATTATAGCGCTGGAAGCCGTACTCCAGGACATCGCCGCCAGAAACATCACGCAGATCTATTGCCTAGGCGACCTCGTGGATTTTGCCCCCTGGGGCAATGAGGTAATCGCTTTAATCCGTGACAGGAATATTCCCTGCCTGCTTGGCAACCATGATGAGCGCATCGCTTTCGACAAACCCGTCATCCCGCTGCCACACCACGATGTACACGAAACCGCTTGCAGACATACCGCCATCGCCTATAGCAAGCATACAATCACCGCTGCCAATAAAAGATGGCTAGCGCAATGCCCCTACCACTTACAGCTTACTTTTAAAACCGGTAACCGCTACAGGAAAATATTGCTGGTGCATGGGAGTCCGCGTAGCAACGAAGAATATATTTATGCGCCGGAATACGCTACTGCCGCAGCTATGCTGGAAGATAAAAGCGTTGATGCGTTACTGATGGGCCATATCCATCAGTCGTATATACAACGACACGATCAGCTACTGGTAGTTAACTGCGGATCAGTAGGCAGAAGCCGGGAGCCAGACCGACTGGCCACCTATAGCGTGTTGCAGATCAGCGAAGCAGGTGTGGACGCGGAAATCATCAAGCTGTCTTATGATAATAAATATGTAGCGCAAGCAATTTATAATAGTGAGATACCAGATTTTTATGGAGATTTTTTATTAGGCAGATGA
- a CDS encoding MFS transporter, translating into MSDSRSKYAIPVMSFSAGTIVANVYYSQPILKQIAGSIGATETTVGKIPMLAQIGYGAGMFFLLPLGDKVNRRKLILTLATLLAVFLVLFANVSSPALLYSLALLTGICSSPAQIILPMAATLGTENRGKNVGIVFSGILCGIIGSRILSGLLTDLWGWRSVFIASAVLVIISIILLYLFLPAVAPKFSGSYTNLIASTLQLIKRYKTLRQAALLGAFCFGIFCSFWTTLTFHLSGAPYNYSSSTIGSFGIIAIGGALVAPYFGRLADRGQVFKNLYITVGLLIGSIVCMLIFPLSVPVLVGAVFFLDIGVQATQITNFTRIYALDEEAHSRLNTVYMTTYFIGAGTGTFFGLLSWTIGGWHGALLQMLLWSGIALMIVYLSKKEKL; encoded by the coding sequence ATGTCCGATAGTAGAAGTAAGTATGCCATTCCGGTGATGTCCTTTTCCGCCGGTACCATTGTGGCCAATGTGTATTACAGTCAGCCTATTCTCAAACAGATTGCCGGCAGCATAGGCGCCACGGAAACGACTGTAGGTAAAATCCCTATGCTGGCGCAGATAGGCTATGGTGCAGGGATGTTCTTCCTGCTGCCGCTGGGCGATAAAGTCAACAGGCGCAAGCTGATACTCACGCTCGCAACACTGCTGGCGGTATTCCTGGTATTATTTGCCAATGTAAGCAGCCCGGCACTTTTGTACAGCCTGGCGCTCCTGACAGGTATCTGCTCCTCTCCCGCGCAGATCATCCTGCCCATGGCAGCCACACTGGGCACCGAAAACAGGGGTAAAAACGTTGGTATTGTATTCAGCGGTATCCTCTGTGGTATTATCGGCTCAAGAATACTCAGCGGCCTGCTCACCGACCTCTGGGGCTGGCGTAGTGTATTCATTGCCTCCGCAGTATTAGTGATCATCAGTATTATTTTACTATATCTTTTTTTACCGGCAGTAGCACCGAAGTTCAGCGGCAGCTATACTAACCTGATCGCCTCTACGCTGCAACTGATCAAACGTTACAAAACATTGCGGCAGGCAGCACTCTTGGGGGCCTTCTGTTTCGGTATCTTCTGCTCCTTCTGGACCACCCTCACCTTCCACCTGAGCGGGGCGCCGTATAATTATTCGTCCAGCACCATCGGCTCCTTCGGTATCATCGCCATTGGCGGCGCATTGGTAGCGCCGTATTTCGGAAGGCTGGCAGACCGCGGCCAGGTATTTAAAAACCTCTACATCACGGTAGGACTCCTGATCGGAAGTATTGTGTGTATGCTAATATTTCCCTTATCAGTGCCGGTACTGGTAGGCGCTGTATTCTTCCTGGACATAGGCGTACAGGCCACACAGATCACCAACTTCACCAGGATATATGCCCTCGACGAGGAAGCCCATAGTCGCCTCAATACCGTGTACATGACCACCTATTTCATCGGAGCGGGCACGGGCACCTTCTTTGGCCTCCTCAGCTGGACCATCGGCGGCTGGCATGGCGCACTGCTACAGATGCTGCTATGGAGCGGCATCGCATTGATGATCGTATACCTTTCCAAAAAAGAGAAATTATAA
- a CDS encoding AraC family transcriptional regulator — MKLVQFEPLFIRHFSTLTWPFPLHNHNHYELMFIRYGSGIHELNSVKTRYEGETIFFLLPEDSHDYFIETETEFNVIKFLPGILKGGINTSSSDYWDHLLHDLVRKWKAGGAAACEPSHLNRAKKMIKLMVAEWLDNNHQATEVHTHLLRALLLTLDRGMDTAQSAHTGYGITKIERIQHYIHANIYFPEKLTMEQLSHAFSISVSSLKALFKNNMGMSLGAYVSSLKLEAIKERMRNSDATLTEIAQEFGFTDSSHFTRFFTKQAGVSPLKFRKGE; from the coding sequence ATGAAACTTGTTCAGTTTGAGCCACTGTTTATACGGCATTTCAGCACGTTAACCTGGCCATTCCCATTGCATAACCACAATCATTATGAATTGATGTTTATTCGCTATGGGAGCGGGATACATGAGCTGAATTCCGTGAAAACGAGGTACGAAGGAGAGACCATATTTTTCCTCCTGCCAGAAGATAGCCACGACTATTTCATCGAAACGGAAACGGAGTTTAATGTAATCAAGTTCCTGCCAGGCATACTGAAAGGTGGTATCAATACTTCCTCCTCCGACTACTGGGACCACCTCCTCCACGACCTGGTAAGGAAATGGAAAGCCGGTGGCGCCGCGGCCTGTGAACCCAGCCACCTGAACCGCGCCAAGAAAATGATAAAGCTAATGGTAGCAGAATGGCTGGATAACAACCACCAGGCAACAGAGGTGCACACACATTTATTACGGGCATTGCTGCTCACGCTCGACAGAGGAATGGATACTGCACAAAGCGCGCATACGGGCTATGGCATTACGAAAATCGAGCGGATACAACACTATATTCACGCCAATATCTATTTTCCGGAGAAACTGACCATGGAACAGCTGAGTCACGCGTTCAGTATATCCGTATCGAGCCTGAAAGCCTTGTTCAAAAACAATATGGGCATGTCTTTGGGTGCATATGTCAGTTCCCTGAAACTGGAAGCCATCAAGGAACGTATGCGTAACAGTGATGCCACCCTCACGGAAATAGCGCAGGAATTCGGGTTTACAGATTCCAGTCACTTTACTCGGTTTTTCACGAAACAGGCAGGTGTGAGTCCGCTGAAGTTCAGGAAAGGGGAGTAG
- a CDS encoding cytochrome c: protein MRLRYITLILLLAACNPGPTDWQPLSCGPFQIKTPVGWRTFEYSFHQEERKGITNGQDSLFYDYGPYNLNIGGYEEDHVLNASDTVNGLPGVLMIPDDPAENYVRLHIPQAFGKNNFKIRGWNLSNKEQILRMLKTITFPNSDTTKNPPLSTEKFVKSPVLSGRSLLQMNCASCHAVQKTLDGPPLLDVFKKRDDTWVLKFLTDSTFMAQNSTTSKFGYHTLYPRFTLLEVILLDEYIHGN, encoded by the coding sequence ATGCGTTTACGTTATATCACCCTGATACTGCTGCTGGCTGCCTGCAACCCAGGCCCCACCGACTGGCAACCACTTTCCTGTGGCCCCTTTCAGATTAAAACACCTGTGGGCTGGCGGACTTTCGAATATTCTTTTCATCAGGAGGAAAGAAAAGGGATTACCAATGGGCAAGATTCACTATTCTATGATTATGGTCCTTATAATTTAAATATTGGTGGCTACGAGGAAGATCATGTTTTAAATGCCAGCGATACTGTCAACGGACTGCCAGGCGTATTGATGATACCGGATGATCCTGCAGAAAATTATGTAAGATTGCACATTCCACAGGCTTTCGGGAAAAACAATTTTAAGATCCGGGGATGGAATCTTTCCAATAAAGAGCAGATCTTACGAATGTTAAAAACAATTACGTTTCCTAATAGTGATACCACAAAAAACCCTCCGCTCTCAACTGAAAAATTTGTGAAGTCACCTGTGCTTAGCGGGAGGTCTCTACTCCAAATGAACTGCGCTTCCTGTCATGCTGTCCAAAAAACATTGGATGGCCCTCCGTTGTTGGATGTATTTAAAAAAAGAGACGATACATGGGTGCTGAAATTCCTTACCGACAGCACCTTTATGGCACAAAATTCTACGACCAGCAAATTTGGCTATCATACGCTATATCCCCGGTTTACCTTACTGGAAGTGATATTGCTGGATGAGTATATTCATGGGAATTAG
- a CDS encoding sigma-70 family RNA polymerase sigma factor, giving the protein MKSPATHDLFKEIYLTYWDTLFGIANKKIGYTQDAMDIVQDTFTYVWQQFPSLQLETAKAKPFLITCLYYRIFNHLRAKGVNEKHLLHFQAYLENEQSVDPHYTAGEIEAELEAVNIAIMAELDRMPERMKHIFILSRYENKSIEEIAELYEIAPKTVRNQLSDAMRRLKDFADSYPATALLPLILLFLED; this is encoded by the coding sequence ATGAAATCGCCAGCAACACACGATTTATTTAAGGAGATTTATCTGACCTACTGGGATACGCTTTTCGGGATAGCCAATAAGAAAATAGGTTACACACAGGACGCCATGGACATTGTCCAGGATACCTTCACCTATGTATGGCAACAGTTTCCATCGTTACAACTGGAAACGGCAAAGGCAAAGCCTTTCCTGATTACCTGTCTCTACTACCGGATATTCAATCATTTGCGCGCCAAAGGTGTAAATGAGAAACACCTGTTGCATTTCCAGGCTTACCTCGAAAATGAGCAAAGTGTCGATCCCCATTATACCGCAGGAGAGATTGAAGCGGAACTGGAAGCCGTTAACATCGCCATTATGGCGGAGCTGGACCGTATGCCGGAACGCATGAAACATATATTTATCCTCAGCCGCTATGAAAATAAATCTATTGAAGAAATAGCGGAATTGTATGAAATCGCCCCTAAAACCGTTAGAAATCAACTCAGCGATGCCATGCGCCGACTGAAGGATTTTGCAGACTCATACCCCGCAACTGCCCTGCTGCCGCTTATCTTACTGTTCCTGGAAGATTAA